One region of Rhodospirillaceae bacterium genomic DNA includes:
- a CDS encoding HAD hydrolase-like protein, giving the protein MSPVVVSALQKPEAILFDWDNTLVDSWAIIFDALNFTLNAFDKEPWTMSQVRERVRKSLRDSFPTLFGDDWEKAADVFYARFDDIHLTMISPFDGAAEMLADLSGRGIYLGVVSNKRGAYLRKEASHLGWDRHFAKLVGATDASNDKPATDPVELALSGTPHKRGGQVWFVGDADIDMECAFNAELAPVLLRREAPEPQEFNDFQPLCHLENCLALSKLVENM; this is encoded by the coding sequence GTGAGCCCAGTCGTCGTAAGCGCTTTACAAAAACCCGAAGCCATCCTTTTTGACTGGGACAACACCCTGGTCGATAGCTGGGCGATTATTTTCGATGCCCTGAACTTCACCTTGAATGCTTTCGATAAAGAACCCTGGACCATGTCCCAGGTCCGCGAACGGGTTCGTAAATCCTTGCGTGACAGCTTCCCGACCTTGTTCGGTGATGATTGGGAAAAAGCCGCGGACGTCTTCTACGCCCGCTTTGATGATATTCACCTGACGATGATCAGTCCTTTTGACGGGGCGGCCGAGATGCTTGCTGACTTGTCGGGACGTGGCATTTACCTAGGCGTTGTCAGCAACAAGCGCGGCGCATACCTGCGTAAAGAAGCCAGTCATTTGGGCTGGGACAGGCATTTTGCTAAATTGGTCGGGGCCACAGATGCCAGCAATGACAAACCGGCAACGGACCCGGTCGAACTGGCTTTGTCGGGCACACCCCACAAACGTGGTGGCCAGGTATGGTTTGTCGGCGACGCGGACATTGACATGGAATGCGCCTTCAATGCTGAACTGGCGCCGGTTTTATTACGCCGGGAAGCTCCCGAGCCTCAGGAATTTAACGATTTTCAACCGCTCTGCCACCTTGAGAACTGTCTGGCACTTTCCAAATTGGTCGAAAATATGTAA
- the hfq gene encoding RNA chaperone Hfq, translating into MSPEKTQNVQDVFLNHIRKNKTPVTVFLVNGVKLQGIVTWFDNFSVLLRRDGHTQLVYKHAISTVMPSEPVQLFEPEKDEE; encoded by the coding sequence ATGTCACCCGAAAAGACCCAAAACGTCCAAGATGTTTTTCTGAACCACATAAGAAAAAACAAAACACCCGTCACAGTCTTTCTTGTTAATGGCGTGAAACTGCAGGGCATTGTCACCTGGTTTGACAATTTCTCGGTTCTTTTGCGTCGCGACGGGCATACGCAACTCGTCTACAAGCATGCCATTTCAACAGTCATGCCTTCCGAGCCCGTACAGTTGTTCGAGCCGGAAAAAGACGAAGAATAA
- the hflX gene encoding GTPase HflX, whose translation MTNSTKDPASLRGTEKVRTERCLVIHPLIKGPGTNTRDPAARLEEIVGLALAIDVSVVHADIVTLNRIKPSTLMGKGTLASIATIISGHVPGNRDPGTGAIDIAVFDIALSPIQQRNLERELNCKVIDRTGLILEIFGDRARTREGRLQVELAALTYQRSRLVRSWTHLERQRGGAGFMGGPGETQIETDRRQIDKRLTRLRRDLKEVKRTRDLHRKARRRTPYPIVALVGYTNAGKSTLFNRLTDANVDAQDQLFATLDPTMRGIDLRSGRSLILSDTVGFISDLPHELVTAFHATLEEVTEADIVIHVRDAAHPDTGAQKKDVLKVLATLGLNDNGDKTDKKFIEVLNKIDAVETDDLVILKTKAERAGGPVVNVSALTGEGCSALLHTIDELLALSTSTHAIDVQSADGATLSWLYDHGEVIERMDDDDGVHVKVRLDEANWARFERR comes from the coding sequence TTGACCAATTCGACCAAGGATCCGGCGTCCTTAAGGGGCACTGAAAAAGTCAGGACAGAGCGTTGTCTTGTCATCCACCCGCTTATTAAAGGCCCCGGAACGAATACCCGCGACCCGGCCGCACGATTGGAAGAAATCGTCGGACTGGCGTTGGCTATTGACGTCAGCGTTGTTCACGCCGATATCGTCACCCTGAACCGCATTAAACCTTCAACGCTGATGGGAAAAGGCACGCTGGCCAGTATTGCGACCATTATATCCGGGCACGTACCAGGAAACCGCGATCCGGGTACGGGCGCCATTGATATTGCCGTTTTTGATATAGCCTTAAGCCCGATCCAGCAACGCAACCTTGAGCGCGAGCTGAATTGCAAGGTGATCGACCGAACCGGGCTTATCCTTGAAATTTTCGGTGATCGGGCTCGTACCCGGGAAGGCCGCCTGCAAGTTGAGCTTGCCGCCCTGACTTATCAACGCTCGCGCCTTGTCAGAAGCTGGACTCACCTTGAAAGGCAACGCGGTGGCGCCGGTTTCATGGGCGGGCCGGGTGAAACCCAGATTGAAACGGATCGCCGGCAAATCGACAAACGCCTGACCCGTTTGCGTCGCGATCTTAAAGAAGTCAAACGAACCCGCGACCTGCACCGCAAAGCCCGGCGGCGAACGCCTTATCCCATCGTTGCCCTTGTCGGCTATACAAACGCCGGTAAATCGACTTTGTTCAACCGCCTGACCGATGCCAATGTCGATGCCCAGGACCAGTTGTTTGCGACCCTGGACCCGACCATGCGCGGGATTGATCTTAGGTCAGGGCGGTCCCTTATTTTATCGGACACGGTTGGTTTCATTTCCGACTTGCCACACGAACTGGTTACCGCCTTCCACGCGACCCTGGAAGAAGTGACCGAAGCGGATATTGTCATCCATGTTCGTGACGCCGCCCATCCGGATACGGGTGCGCAAAAGAAGGATGTCCTGAAAGTCCTGGCAACGCTTGGCTTAAATGATAATGGGGATAAAACCGACAAGAAATTTATCGAAGTTCTCAACAAGATAGATGCCGTCGAAACTGATGATCTGGTCATTCTAAAAACCAAGGCAGAAAGGGCAGGCGGCCCGGTTGTTAACGTATCAGCGTTAACCGGTGAGGGGTGTTCGGCACTGCTACATACAATCGATGAATTGCTGGCGCTTTCCACATCGACCCATGCCATTGATGTTCAATCGGCTGATGGCGCAACTCTTTCCTGGCTCTATGATCATGGTGAGGTTATTGAACGCATGGACGATGATGACGGTGTGCATGTGAAAGTCAGGCTCGATGAAGCCAACTGGGCCCGCTTCGAGCGTCGTTAA
- a CDS encoding inositol monophosphatase — protein sequence MLPNTEIVSQIITETAKALITPRFQQLNESDVREKSPGDLVTIADVEAEKRLEAELTALVPGSLVVGEEEAEDFPSVLDRINQDAPVWVLDPLDGTRNFAHGREPFAVIVAYCQGGETLMGWIHDPMTGETVWAAKGQGCWSGSNRLTIANAEPVDEMKGSLSPNVAKRLKSVNGAPTQINRVGCVGRDYMDLALGRLDFARYAYRLKPWDHAAGVLIHAEAGGVNRLLKAGRDYHPDLNPMDAQSTGETLIMAPNLMTLECLRELLDE from the coding sequence ATGCTTCCAAATACTGAAATCGTATCCCAGATTATTACCGAGACGGCGAAAGCCCTGATAACACCACGTTTTCAACAACTCAATGAATCTGACGTGCGTGAAAAATCTCCCGGCGATCTGGTTACCATTGCTGATGTGGAGGCGGAAAAACGTCTTGAAGCAGAATTAACGGCGCTTGTCCCGGGATCCCTGGTTGTCGGCGAGGAAGAGGCCGAGGATTTCCCCAGCGTCCTTGACCGCATAAACCAGGACGCGCCAGTTTGGGTACTTGACCCGCTGGATGGCACCCGCAATTTCGCCCACGGGCGCGAACCCTTCGCTGTCATCGTCGCGTACTGCCAGGGTGGCGAGACCCTGATGGGCTGGATACACGATCCCATGACAGGTGAAACCGTGTGGGCAGCAAAGGGGCAGGGGTGTTGGAGTGGAAGCAACCGCTTGACCATAGCTAATGCGGAACCGGTTGATGAAATGAAAGGCTCACTCAGTCCCAACGTCGCCAAGCGCCTGAAATCTGTCAACGGTGCACCAACACAAATAAACCGGGTCGGCTGTGTTGGCCGCGACTACATGGACTTGGCACTGGGGCGATTGGACTTCGCCCGCTACGCATACCGGCTGAAACCTTGGGATCATGCCGCCGGGGTGTTGATCCACGCAGAAGCAGGGGGCGTCAATCGTTTGCTCAAGGCCGGACGGGATTATCACCCTGACTTGAACCCGATGGATGCCCAAAGCACGGGTGAAACGCTGATAATGGCTCCAAATTTGATGACCCTTGAATGTCTCCGCGAGTTGCTAGACGAATAG
- a CDS encoding NAD(P)-dependent oxidoreductase — MASKKLAFIGLGVMGYPMAGHLAKAGHDVTVYNRTTAKAEAWSKEFGGSFAETPVQAAEGCEIVFACVGNDDDLRSVTFGEDGILAGMDEGSIFVDHTTASADVAREVYAAAKEMNKRFLDGPVSGGQAGAENGQLTIMLGGDEDAFDATSDIMEAYGKAVTLMGDAGAGQLTKMVNQICIAGLVQGLSEGLNFASEAGLDVKRVVDVISKGAAQSWQMENRAYTMADDEFDFGFAVDWMRKDLGICMNEAGNNGAKLPVTKIVAGYYEQIAERGGNRWDTSSLIRLLKD, encoded by the coding sequence ATGGCGTCGAAAAAATTAGCTTTCATCGGTCTTGGTGTTATGGGCTATCCGATGGCAGGTCATTTGGCCAAAGCCGGACACGATGTCACCGTTTACAATCGCACCACCGCCAAGGCTGAAGCCTGGAGCAAGGAATTCGGTGGCTCTTTCGCCGAAACCCCGGTCCAGGCTGCCGAAGGTTGCGAAATTGTTTTCGCCTGCGTCGGCAATGATGATGATCTGCGCAGCGTCACCTTTGGTGAAGACGGAATCCTTGCCGGCATGGACGAAGGCTCTATTTTTGTCGACCACACCACGGCTTCGGCTGATGTGGCGCGGGAAGTCTACGCCGCCGCAAAAGAAATGAACAAACGCTTCCTTGATGGCCCGGTTTCAGGTGGCCAGGCGGGAGCCGAAAACGGACAGCTGACAATCATGCTGGGTGGTGATGAAGATGCTTTTGATGCGACCAGTGACATTATGGAAGCCTACGGCAAAGCCGTCACCCTTATGGGAGATGCAGGGGCAGGCCAACTAACCAAGATGGTCAATCAGATCTGTATCGCAGGACTTGTTCAGGGGCTTTCCGAAGGCTTGAACTTTGCCAGCGAAGCGGGGCTTGATGTCAAGCGGGTGGTCGATGTCATTTCCAAGGGCGCTGCCCAGTCATGGCAAATGGAAAATCGGGCCTATACAATGGCTGACGATGAATTCGATTTCGGCTTCGCTGTCGACTGGATGCGCAAAGACTTGGGCATCTGCATGAACGAAGCCGGTAATAATGGCGCCAAACTACCCGTGACAAAGATCGTTGCCGGTTATTATGAGCAGATAGCCGAACGCGGCGGTAACCGTTGGGACACCTCGAGTTTGATCCGCCTGTTGAAGGATTAA
- a CDS encoding methyltransferase domain-containing protein gives MVAVLSDKREFIIAAVKVMYTDVARNPDKEFHFPTGRDACRFVGYPDPLLDQISTTAMESFAGVGYPHAAEVIKHGDIVLDIGSGAGTDSLIAGLAVGEEGHVHGLDMTPAMLNKLQDNIDSSGAKNVSTLAGEAEDIPLPDESVDVVTSNGVLNLIPDKAKSFAEIFRVLKPGGKVQLADIVVDKAISEQCKSDPELWAECVVGASLKDQYIALFAAAGFTDITEIRSFDYFSGSNSEKTREIAGGFDAHTIELVMTKPA, from the coding sequence ATGGTCGCCGTACTATCCGATAAACGAGAATTCATCATCGCCGCCGTTAAGGTGATGTATACCGATGTAGCGCGCAATCCTGACAAGGAATTCCACTTCCCGACCGGGCGCGACGCCTGCCGGTTTGTTGGTTATCCCGACCCATTGCTGGATCAAATTTCAACAACGGCAATGGAAAGTTTTGCCGGTGTCGGCTATCCCCATGCGGCAGAGGTGATCAAACATGGAGACATCGTTCTCGACATTGGCTCCGGGGCTGGTACAGACAGCCTGATTGCCGGTCTTGCCGTTGGCGAAGAAGGTCACGTGCATGGCCTGGATATGACCCCGGCAATGCTTAACAAACTACAAGACAATATTGATAGCTCAGGCGCTAAAAACGTATCGACGTTGGCTGGCGAGGCGGAAGACATCCCGCTGCCCGATGAAAGCGTCGATGTGGTGACCTCGAACGGTGTTCTCAACCTGATTCCTGACAAGGCCAAGAGTTTTGCCGAAATCTTTCGCGTACTGAAGCCAGGCGGCAAGGTTCAACTGGCCGATATTGTCGTCGACAAGGCGATTTCAGAACAATGCAAATCCGACCCGGAACTGTGGGCGGAATGCGTGGTTGGCGCGTCATTGAAGGATCAATATATCGCCCTGTTTGCCGCAGCCGGATTTACCGACATCACGGAAATCAGGTCCTTCGATTATTTTTCAGGCAGCAACAGCGAGAAAACCCGTGAAATCGCTGGCGGCTTTGACGCCCACACAATCGAACTGGTGATGACGAAGCCCGCTTAA
- a CDS encoding mycothiol system anti-sigma-R factor — MTDKHDHSDKISCEDVLAHLIEFLNGEVNAEKQAQIDAHLQTCRGCYSRADFERVLKKRIKNANSEAVPDSLKNKIDGLLKDF, encoded by the coding sequence ATGACTGATAAACATGATCATTCAGACAAGATCAGCTGCGAGGATGTCCTTGCGCATTTGATTGAGTTTCTTAATGGCGAGGTCAACGCCGAGAAACAGGCTCAGATTGATGCCCACTTGCAAACTTGTCGGGGCTGTTATTCGCGGGCCGATTTTGAACGTGTGTTGAAAAAACGCATTAAGAACGCCAACAGCGAAGCAGTTCCTGATAGCCTGAAAAACAAAATTGATGGCTTGCTTAAAGATTTTTAA
- a CDS encoding sigma-70 family RNA polymerase sigma factor, whose product MESLYNTALRLSRNPDTAEDLVAETVSKAWAAFAKLEQRDRFRAWIFRILTNTFISSYRKQKTEGETVPYVEEPGEDDDEQFSLFESLHQPFLLWWDNPEQTFVNNLLREEIDNAINALSDEFKTVVMLIEVQGFSYEETAEIMDVPIGTIRSRLKRARSKLQKALWQEAMDAGIRPQSNQEGISHD is encoded by the coding sequence ATGGAGTCGCTCTACAATACCGCGCTGCGTTTGTCTCGTAATCCCGACACCGCCGAAGACTTGGTCGCCGAAACCGTCAGCAAGGCCTGGGCCGCGTTCGCCAAGCTTGAGCAGCGGGATCGTTTTCGCGCCTGGATTTTCCGTATCCTCACAAACACCTTTATATCCTCGTACCGCAAGCAAAAGACTGAAGGCGAAACAGTCCCGTACGTGGAAGAACCCGGCGAAGATGATGACGAGCAGTTCTCACTCTTTGAATCCCTTCACCAGCCTTTTCTGTTGTGGTGGGATAACCCGGAGCAAACCTTCGTCAACAACCTGCTGCGCGAAGAAATCGATAATGCCATTAACGCCCTGTCAGACGAATTCAAAACCGTCGTCATGCTCATTGAGGTTCAGGGGTTTTCTTACGAAGAAACAGCCGAAATCATGGATGTGCCAATCGGCACCATTCGTTCCCGCCTTAAACGGGCTAGATCGAAGCTGCAAAAAGCACTATGGCAAGAAGCCATGGACGCCGGAATTCGTCCTCAATCCAATCAGGAAGGTATAAGCCATGACTGA
- a CDS encoding methyltransferase domain-containing protein gives MDQNVDRESLENQVKDMYQRVAENPDGEFHFEMGRALCERLGYKPADLDKIPADAIKSFAGVGYYFHLAKLKQGESVIDLGSGSGTDTFIASLHVGDTGSVTGIDMTDAQRAKAAALRDEAGFTNIDYVKSYIEDLPAADASYDAVISNGVFNLSPDKAEVFSEIARILKPGGRLAISDIVSEKPLPEGVSCNADLWAACIGGAMQEDDYCKAIKLSGLHVVTVEPMPYEFISDNATGAADKWGVKAISLLAVKPS, from the coding sequence ATCGATCAGAACGTTGATCGGGAATCTCTGGAAAATCAGGTTAAAGACATGTACCAGCGTGTCGCCGAAAACCCTGATGGAGAGTTTCACTTTGAAATGGGCCGGGCGTTATGCGAACGCCTGGGTTACAAGCCTGCCGACCTGGACAAAATTCCGGCCGACGCCATTAAATCATTTGCCGGTGTCGGTTACTATTTTCACCTGGCGAAACTGAAGCAGGGCGAAAGCGTCATTGATTTGGGTAGTGGATCAGGCACCGATACCTTCATCGCTTCTCTGCACGTTGGCGATACAGGTTCCGTCACCGGTATCGACATGACAGACGCCCAACGCGCCAAGGCAGCAGCCTTGCGTGATGAAGCCGGTTTCACAAATATCGACTACGTTAAATCCTATATAGAGGATTTGCCGGCGGCCGACGCCAGCTACGACGCCGTTATCAGTAACGGTGTTTTCAATCTCTCGCCGGACAAGGCCGAAGTTTTCTCGGAAATCGCCCGTATTCTCAAGCCCGGCGGACGCCTTGCCATTTCCGATATCGTCAGCGAAAAACCATTGCCCGAAGGTGTTTCCTGTAATGCCGACTTGTGGGCCGCTTGCATTGGCGGGGCCATGCAGGAAGACGATTATTGCAAGGCCATCAAGCTTAGCGGACTGCATGTGGTTACCGTAGAGCCGATGCCTTATGAATTCATTTCCGACAACGCCACCGGCGCTGCCGATAAATGGGGCGTCAAAGCGATCTCTCTGTTGGCTGTAAAACCATCCTGA
- a CDS encoding sulfur reduction protein DsrE gives MSNKYLVNCTYGNEDLERASVAFIVGSASAAMDNETAMFLTASSVDLVTKDGATDKQAEGYPPLSELLGAYQENGGQIWVCPVCAKSRGISEDDLVSGAEIAGAARTIGFVSEGAQILI, from the coding sequence ATGAGCAACAAATATCTCGTCAACTGCACCTACGGCAATGAAGATCTGGAACGTGCATCCGTCGCCTTTATCGTTGGCAGCGCCTCTGCCGCCATGGATAACGAAACCGCAATGTTCCTGACCGCATCATCGGTCGATCTTGTGACAAAAGATGGCGCCACCGACAAACAGGCCGAAGGTTATCCGCCGCTTAGCGAACTGCTGGGCGCTTATCAGGAAAATGGCGGTCAGATCTGGGTATGCCCGGTATGCGCCAAATCTCGCGGCATTAGCGAAGATGATCTGGTATCTGGTGCTGAAATCGCCGGTGCAGCCCGCACCATCGGTTTCGTTAGCGAAGGCGCACAGATTCTTATCTAA
- the mazG gene encoding nucleoside triphosphate pyrophosphohydrolase yields the protein MSSTPEEPIKRLISIMALLRDPEKGCPWDVEQTFASIAPHTIEEAYEVAEAIEQNDMPALVDELGDLLLQVVFHARMAEEDALFSFDDVADAICNKLVRRHPHVFGDADIKTTEAQTRSWESLKADERKEKSNKTALHSALEGVTPGLPALTRALKLQKRAARIGFDWHQASDVLAKFDEESREMAIEMAAGAGKDRLQDELGDLLFTCVNLARKLDIDPETALRHGNAKFERRFKAIEVMLAAEGKTPETSNLEEMDALWDRAKVENEV from the coding sequence ATGAGTTCAACACCAGAAGAACCGATCAAGCGGCTGATCAGCATCATGGCCTTGTTGCGCGATCCTGAAAAAGGCTGTCCGTGGGATGTTGAACAGACATTCGCCAGTATTGCGCCACACACAATCGAAGAAGCCTACGAAGTCGCCGAGGCCATCGAACAAAACGACATGCCTGCCCTGGTCGATGAATTGGGTGATTTGTTACTGCAAGTCGTTTTTCATGCGCGTATGGCCGAAGAAGACGCCCTCTTCTCCTTTGATGACGTCGCCGATGCCATCTGTAACAAACTGGTGCGTCGCCACCCGCATGTTTTTGGTGATGCGGACATCAAAACAACAGAAGCACAAACCCGTTCATGGGAGAGTCTGAAGGCGGATGAACGTAAGGAAAAGAGTAACAAGACAGCGCTTCATAGTGCCCTTGAAGGTGTGACACCCGGATTGCCCGCCCTCACCCGCGCCCTGAAACTGCAAAAACGCGCCGCCCGAATCGGTTTTGACTGGCATCAGGCATCTGACGTGCTTGCCAAGTTTGATGAAGAATCCCGGGAAATGGCCATTGAAATGGCAGCGGGTGCGGGTAAAGACCGCTTGCAGGATGAATTGGGTGATTTGTTGTTTACCTGCGTCAATCTGGCCCGCAAACTTGATATTGATCCGGAAACGGCCTTGCGCCACGGAAATGCCAAGTTTGAGCGCCGTTTCAAGGCCATAGAGGTTATGCTGGCAGCCGAAGGCAAAACGCCGGAAACCTCTAATCTGGAGGAAATGGACGCACTTTGGGACCGGGCGAAGGTGGAAAATGAGGTCTAA
- a CDS encoding MBL fold metallo-hydrolase — translation MKVTILGCGGSSGTPAVGRGWGKCDPNNPKNSRLRPSILVENGDTCLLVDTSPDLRQQLLNADVKRLDSVLFTHYHADHLHGIDDLRQINREMNAAIDVYADADTLRVIDERFGYVLEPLAENADMYYKPTLVPHELNDGDALGIGDIDIQVFTQDHGFCDTLGFRFGPIAYTTDVVELPDRAFEILKGVDTWIIGTLIDHPHPTHAHVDKALGWIDRIDPRRGVLSHLGYGFDYDTLNKRLPDHVEPAFDGMILEA, via the coding sequence ATGAAGGTGACCATTCTGGGGTGTGGCGGTTCCAGCGGCACCCCCGCTGTTGGCCGCGGCTGGGGGAAATGTGATCCGAACAACCCGAAAAATAGTCGCCTCAGGCCGTCCATACTGGTGGAAAACGGTGATACCTGCCTTCTCGTCGATACCTCGCCCGATTTACGCCAACAATTACTGAATGCGGACGTAAAGCGACTGGATTCTGTGCTTTTTACCCATTATCACGCCGATCATCTGCATGGAATCGATGATTTACGCCAAATCAACCGGGAAATGAATGCTGCCATTGATGTTTACGCCGATGCGGATACTTTGCGCGTCATTGATGAGCGTTTTGGCTATGTTTTGGAGCCTTTGGCGGAAAATGCCGACATGTATTACAAGCCAACGCTCGTTCCGCATGAATTGAATGATGGCGACGCGTTGGGCATTGGCGACATCGACATTCAGGTCTTTACACAGGATCATGGATTTTGTGACACCCTGGGATTTCGCTTTGGACCGATTGCCTATACCACCGACGTGGTTGAATTGCCGGATCGTGCCTTTGAAATTTTAAAGGGAGTCGATACGTGGATCATCGGAACCTTAATCGATCATCCGCATCCAACCCACGCCCATGTGGACAAGGCGCTGGGTTGGATTGATCGGATCGACCCAAGACGAGGGGTGCTTTCCCATTTGGGTTACGGGTTCGATTACGACACATTGAACAAAAGACTTCCAGATCATGTCGAACCCGCCTTCGACGGAATGATTCTCGAAGCCTGA
- a CDS encoding TatD family hydrolase: MLVDSHCHLDFPEFADDMENIVERAADVGVNHMLSICTYVTKFEQVLAVAKRYENIYCTVGIHPHNADKEPEITAEHLIRMAVDDKVIGFGETGLDFYYDKSPRDIQKRQFRAHIEASREIGLPLVVHTRDADDEMAEILVEEMGKGAFTGLLHCFSSSRKLADTALELGLYLSISGIVTFKTADELRAIVRDVPLERLLVETDAPYLAPVPRRGKRNEPAFTRHTAEKIAEIKGLSLDEVAKVTTDNFFSLFSKANKAPST; this comes from the coding sequence ATGCTCGTAGACAGCCACTGTCATTTGGATTTCCCCGAATTTGCCGACGATATGGAAAATATTGTTGAGCGCGCTGCTGACGTAGGCGTCAATCACATGCTTTCCATTTGTACATATGTGACAAAGTTTGAACAGGTGCTGGCAGTCGCCAAACGCTACGAAAATATTTACTGCACGGTCGGCATCCACCCCCACAATGCAGATAAGGAACCCGAAATAACGGCTGAGCACCTGATCAGGATGGCAGTTGATGACAAGGTCATCGGATTCGGCGAGACCGGGCTTGATTTCTATTACGACAAAAGTCCCCGCGATATTCAAAAACGCCAGTTCCGGGCCCATATCGAGGCGTCCCGCGAGATCGGTTTACCCTTGGTCGTCCATACACGAGACGCCGATGATGAGATGGCTGAAATTCTTGTCGAAGAGATGGGGAAGGGGGCGTTCACCGGCCTTCTTCACTGCTTTTCCAGTTCCCGCAAGCTGGCCGATACGGCTTTGGAGCTGGGCCTGTATCTTTCCATTTCCGGAATTGTCACTTTTAAAACTGCCGATGAGCTACGGGCAATTGTCAGGGACGTGCCGCTGGAGCGCTTGCTGGTTGAGACCGACGCCCCGTATCTGGCGCCGGTGCCCCGGCGCGGCAAGCGCAACGAACCGGCCTTTACTCGCCATACAGCCGAAAAAATAGCTGAAATCAAAGGCTTAAGCCTTGATGAAGTGGCAAAAGTCACAACCGACAACTTTTTCTCCCTGTTTTCAAAAGCCAACAAGGCCCCTTCAACATGA